GCGCTGGCACTTGCTCTTTTCGGCTGCACGCTCTTCGGACGCATCGATCCGCAAGGTACGATCCTTGTGCCCGGTTGCGGCACCGGCTCTGAAATCCTGGCGCTGGCAAGCGTTTTTCCGCAGGCCTGCTTTACGGCTGTCGAACCTTCTGCCGCCATGCTGGCGAAGGCACGCCGGCGTCTGCAACACGCCGGCATCGACCACCGTACCGAATTCATCCATGGCTTCCTTAAGGATGCGCCTCAAGTCAGGCATGACGCAGCCACGGCCTCTCTGGTGCTGCATTTCCTGCCGGATGATGGTGCAAAGGCGTCCTTTCTTGGCGGAATAGCACGACGTCTCATCCCCGGTGCCCCACTTCTTCTTCTCGATCCCTCGCCCGAGGCTGACGACCGCGTACTGCGCCGCTGGCTGGAGGGCCGCGGACATGCCTCAGAGGGTGTGGATGCCATCTGCCAGCGGATGGACAAGGAATGGCATCGCATTCCTCGCAAGAGGCTGGCCGACCTACTTGCCCATACCGGCTTCACGTGTGGCGAAACGTTTTTTCAGGCGGCCAGCTATACCGGTGTCGTTGCAGAACGACGACGCGACGACTAGAACAACGGCTGAACCGCCGGGCCGGAGAGACATTGTGGACGCTTCTCACAAAGACAAAAGAGAACTCATTCTCAACACGTCGCTCGACATCATCGAGAGCGACGGGATGAAGGCCCTCACTCAGCCGAGAATCGCAAAGATCGCCGGGTTGAGACAGTCGCATCTCACCTATTATTTCCCGCGAAAGGCTGATCTCTACGTCGCTCTTCTGGAAGCTTCACACGCGCGGGCCGCGGAGCGCAACGGCGGCACTGAGCCTACTCTGGGCGCCATGCTGTCCTCACTGTTCTTCGCGCCGGAGCGGATGCGCTTCTTCCTATCAATCGTGCTGGAGGTTGATGAGGAGAGTGACCTGAAGCGTGCTGTCGCCGCCCATGCAGCCGGCCTCTGTCGCGAAGTGGCAGCCCGGCTCGGAATGCCTCCAGACGACGCACGCGTCGGGGCCTTCATCGACGAGTTGCGCGGCGCGGGCATCCGCTTCTTGCTTGGGCATGGCGTAAGCGAGCCGCCGGCGGCCGTGATCCCGGATGTTGCTCGCCGCCACGGCCTTGATCCGCTGGCCTTCGATTAGGCCTTGCCAGACGCGTATGGCTTTTTCCGATGACGACGCGGCGGACCGTGGGCAGAATCACTTGCCCGTGCGAGCCTTGAACCCGGCTGGACCGCCGAACTTTTCCCAAAGTACCAACGCAGACGCCAACGCTCAGACTGTAGAATGGGTAAAAGAACGCAGATCAAGAACACATCGTTTTCGCTTGGCCTAGCCATGTCGCTCGACTTCGCGATCCCGGTCTACCTGCTGACCGAACCACGGCCGAAGAAACACGGATTTTAACGTGCCAGCAAAGAGGACCGTGCTGCCTGTGACCTTAAACTGCATGCTTGCGCTAACATGCTTTGGCCATAGCCGCGGAACTTCATGCTGGGTGACCTCTGAAGCGAAGCCATCGTTGAGTGTGAACTGAGGTGGGCTTCGAAGACGTTGCTTTGAGAGGCAT
This sequence is a window from Agrobacterium tumefaciens. Protein-coding genes within it:
- a CDS encoding class I SAM-dependent methyltransferase: MTVFPDHAAVDYDERIENLVPGYALALALFGCTLFGRIDPQGTILVPGCGTGSEILALASVFPQACFTAVEPSAAMLAKARRRLQHAGIDHRTEFIHGFLKDAPQVRHDAATASLVLHFLPDDGAKASFLGGIARRLIPGAPLLLLDPSPEADDRVLRRWLEGRGHASEGVDAICQRMDKEWHRIPRKRLADLLAHTGFTCGETFFQAASYTGVVAERRRDD
- a CDS encoding TetR family transcriptional regulator, with amino-acid sequence MDASHKDKRELILNTSLDIIESDGMKALTQPRIAKIAGLRQSHLTYYFPRKADLYVALLEASHARAAERNGGTEPTLGAMLSSLFFAPERMRFFLSIVLEVDEESDLKRAVAAHAAGLCREVAARLGMPPDDARVGAFIDELRGAGIRFLLGHGVSEPPAAVIPDVARRHGLDPLAFD